A single region of the Methanocella sp. genome encodes:
- the tatC gene encoding twin-arginine translocase subunit TatC, giving the protein MFTASIIRGAVTLVSFTDIAALLARFKKGILYLALYVLVISVIAFPFTGAIIGRMRDDLIKNITSGSFHLIQTQPLELMMLELKLSLIIGILAALPIVFYYGYRYLSRLKLGERFKVSKATLVLVAVLAVALFLVGCAYSYFLMLPLVFQYLINSAGDAGVASNWRVSDFVNFAMLTTLVFGLVFELPLVMNALARSGIVSVDIFKKYRRHMWVIILIVAALVTSPDVITQIMVGVPLIIFYEISLFSMRFTVPKANAVKPLENS; this is encoded by the coding sequence ATTTTTACAGCCAGTATAATTCGAGGGGCGGTCACGCTGGTATCGTTCACTGACATCGCGGCCCTGCTGGCACGGTTTAAAAAAGGCATCCTCTACCTGGCGCTATATGTGCTGGTCATATCGGTGATAGCTTTCCCCTTCACCGGCGCGATCATCGGGCGCATGAGGGATGACCTGATTAAAAATATTACCTCCGGCAGCTTCCATCTCATCCAGACGCAGCCCCTGGAGCTCATGATGCTCGAGCTCAAGCTGTCGCTCATCATCGGCATTCTGGCAGCGCTGCCGATCGTTTTCTATTACGGCTATCGATATTTAAGCCGGCTAAAGCTCGGAGAGCGCTTTAAGGTCAGCAAAGCCACGCTCGTGCTCGTGGCCGTCCTCGCGGTCGCGCTCTTTCTCGTGGGATGCGCCTACTCGTACTTCCTGATGTTGCCGCTGGTGTTCCAGTATCTCATCAACAGCGCGGGCGACGCGGGCGTGGCCAGCAACTGGCGGGTCTCCGACTTCGTGAACTTCGCCATGCTCACAACGCTCGTGTTCGGCCTGGTCTTCGAGCTCCCCCTGGTAATGAACGCTCTGGCCAGGTCGGGCATCGTCAGTGTGGACATCTTTAAAAAATACCGGCGCCACATGTGGGTGATCATACTCATCGTCGCGGCCCTGGTCACGAGCCCTGACGTTATCACCCAGATCATGGTCGGCGTGCCGCTCATCATCTTCTATGAGATCAGCCTGTTCTC
- a CDS encoding glycosyltransferase family 4 protein: MKVCLVNALFHPFSGGVEKHMLELSQELVRQGVDVTVVTARIDGTPAYEELNGVKVHRVPCLSVKVPGFYPPPLVLSVLFPHYLKRLDDENDFDIIHLQNRFFVDFDTAALYAKLRGKPFIMTIHNARPLGISLPITVFGSAYDWAIGRWPFAMADRIIAVSEWVRHDIAKYHIDESKIVPVHNGINVSAFKPTAATNVRRQYGIDGPMLLFVGRMITQKGVPYLIDAMPLVLKEHRDAKLLLVGRGSALEGLKNKVKAMGLEKSVIFSGYMSEDMLKEAYGTCDMFVLPSVWEVLPIAILEAMSSSRPVVCTDAGGNAELVKDGYNGYVVPMRSPEALAKKINALLDDPEKMKAMGRAGRRRAEDEFDWKLIAQKTKHVYEDVLMEKKKGKGNNDRYYPHINVT, encoded by the coding sequence ATGAAGGTCTGCCTGGTCAACGCGCTGTTCCACCCGTTCTCGGGCGGCGTGGAGAAGCACATGCTCGAGCTGTCGCAGGAGCTGGTGAGGCAGGGCGTGGACGTGACAGTCGTCACGGCCAGAATAGACGGCACGCCGGCCTACGAGGAGCTTAACGGCGTGAAAGTGCACCGCGTGCCCTGCCTGAGCGTGAAAGTGCCGGGCTTCTATCCGCCCCCCCTCGTCCTGTCTGTGCTCTTTCCGCATTACCTGAAAAGGCTGGACGATGAGAACGACTTCGACATAATTCATTTACAGAACCGGTTCTTCGTGGACTTCGATACGGCCGCGCTCTACGCGAAGCTCCGCGGCAAGCCGTTCATTATGACCATCCACAACGCCCGGCCTTTAGGGATTTCGCTGCCCATCACCGTCTTCGGCTCGGCTTACGACTGGGCTATCGGCCGCTGGCCCTTCGCCATGGCCGACCGGATCATCGCCGTCTCCGAGTGGGTCAGGCACGACATCGCCAAATACCACATCGACGAGAGTAAGATCGTGCCTGTGCACAACGGCATCAACGTGAGCGCCTTCAAGCCCACGGCCGCCACGAACGTGCGCCGGCAGTACGGCATCGACGGCCCCATGCTCCTTTTCGTGGGGCGGATGATCACGCAGAAGGGCGTGCCCTACCTCATCGACGCCATGCCCCTCGTGCTTAAAGAACACCGGGACGCGAAGCTGCTCCTCGTGGGCCGGGGCAGTGCCCTGGAAGGCCTGAAAAATAAAGTAAAAGCCATGGGCCTGGAGAAGAGCGTCATATTTTCCGGCTATATGTCCGAGGACATGCTTAAAGAGGCGTATGGGACCTGCGACATGTTCGTGCTGCCCTCGGTGTGGGAGGTACTGCCGATCGCCATTCTGGAGGCCATGTCCTCCTCGAGGCCTGTCGTGTGCACCGACGCGGGCGGCAACGCCGAATTAGTGAAAGACGGCTATAACGGCTACGTGGTGCCCATGCGGAGCCCGGAGGCGCTCGCCAAAAAGATCAACGCCCTGCTGGACGACCCGGAAAAGATGAAGGCCATGGGCCGGGCAGGCCGCAGGCGCGCTGAGGACGAGTTCGACTGGAAGCTCATCGCCCAAAAGACCAAACATGTCTACGAGGACGTGCTCATGGAAAAAAAGAAGGGCAAGGGAAATAATGACCGGTATTATCCTCACATCAACGTTACATAA
- a CDS encoding GNAT family N-acetyltransferase has protein sequence MLNARVGRGTTEGIGHVFSDAARTVPVTDLSERRYINNLMDRARQGELGVYTLMRDGHVSGVICYRALDGDAELVFGHVIGGSCEAFFLKGAVDGLFSEGMHTIRSNFNWPDPRGFIPAARDLGFIVTERMGMSMSPVPAKPSYGGFDIMPWKDAYLGEVCRIMCENQAPADLPVYPMFSRPEGVRALMDSVVADRHGRFLRRLSFVASSGGRLVGFIVSTMLSDGSILILDLGVDGGYRKKGIGGALLDRLIGDAYREGHGEIVLAVTSNNYDAIRLYERKGFKVNGYFRQHVLSKVYPANPWGGTRSL, from the coding sequence ATGCTCAACGCAAGAGTGGGCCGGGGCACGACGGAGGGCATCGGGCACGTCTTCTCGGACGCCGCCAGGACCGTCCCAGTTACCGACCTGTCGGAGCGCCGATACATCAATAACCTGATGGACAGGGCAAGGCAGGGAGAGCTGGGCGTCTACACGCTCATGCGGGACGGCCACGTATCCGGCGTCATCTGCTACCGGGCGCTCGACGGGGACGCCGAGCTGGTCTTCGGCCACGTCATCGGCGGCAGCTGCGAGGCGTTTTTCCTGAAGGGCGCGGTCGACGGCCTCTTTAGCGAGGGCATGCACACCATCCGGAGTAACTTTAACTGGCCCGATCCCCGGGGCTTCATTCCTGCCGCAAGGGACCTGGGGTTCATCGTGACCGAGCGCATGGGCATGAGCATGAGCCCTGTCCCGGCCAAGCCGTCGTATGGCGGCTTCGACATAATGCCCTGGAAGGACGCCTACCTGGGCGAAGTGTGCCGCATCATGTGCGAGAACCAGGCTCCGGCAGACCTGCCCGTGTACCCCATGTTCAGCCGCCCTGAGGGTGTCCGGGCGCTCATGGACAGTGTCGTGGCGGATCGCCATGGCCGGTTCCTCCGGCGGCTGTCGTTCGTGGCATCGTCCGGCGGCCGGCTCGTCGGCTTCATCGTCTCCACGATGCTCTCCGACGGCAGCATCCTTATCCTGGATTTAGGCGTGGACGGCGGCTACAGGAAAAAGGGCATCGGCGGTGCGCTGCTCGACCGCCTCATCGGCGACGCCTACCGTGAAGGCCATGGCGAGATCGTGCTGGCCGTGACCTCCAATAACTACGACGCCATACGGCTCTATGAGCGCAAGGGCTTCAAGGTGAACGGCTACTTCCGGCAGCACGTCCTGTCAAAGGTCTATCCCGCTAATCCCTGGGGCGGTACTCGGAGTCTATGA